In the genome of Montipora foliosa isolate CH-2021 chromosome 3, ASM3666993v2, whole genome shotgun sequence, one region contains:
- the LOC137994722 gene encoding uncharacterized protein, with amino-acid sequence MFLAGIWCSKKKPNMQTFCRPIIEKINDLYHNGLRVTTPTGDQTIRATLLLSSADLPGKALMANMKQYNGEQGCSVCEDKGKTVGVGGLHRVWPYTTNMVLRTHKAVVESIRKVIQTGKPVNGIKGASVFLLFKPFDLVKGFVIDWMHSVCLGVTKSLLNLWLNAENRGKEFFLGSKISLLNKRLLSIKVPDIITRCPRSLGERGTWKATEYRNWLLHYSAPVLKGVLPNQYFIHYTLLVTAISILVSDQISLQKLQQADKLLDNFCKLMPELYGEYKLFIILG; translated from the exons ATGTTCCTTGCTGGGATTTGGTGTTCAAAGAAAAAACCAAATATGCAGACATTCTGCCGGCCCATTATTGAAAAGATTAATGACTTGTATCATAATG GCCTCAGAGTTACTACACCTACTGGAGATCAGACTATTAGAGCCACTCTTCTGCTGTCATCTGCTGATCTTCCTGGGAAAGCTCTTATGGCAAACATGAAACAATACAATGGAGAACAAGGTTGTTCAGTGTGTGAAGATAAAGGAAAAACAGTTGGTGTTGGTGGGTTACATCGAGTTTGGCCTTACACTACTAATATGGTTCTCCGAACACACAAGGCTGTGGTTGAATCCATCCGCAAGGTCATTCAGACAGGAAAACCG GTCAATGGAATTAAAGGTGCTTCTGTGTTCTTGCTGTTCAAACCTTTTGACCTAGTGAAAGGATTTGTGATTGACTGGATGCATTCAGTTTGCCTTGGAGTTACCAAGTCATTACTAAATTTGTGGTTGAATGCAGAAAATAGAGGAAAGGAATTTTTCCTTGGTTCAAAG attTCCCTTTTAAATAAAAGGTTACTGTCTATCAAAGTTCCTGATATTATAACTCGCTGTCCACGAAGTCTTGGAGAGCGTGGAACATGGAAAG CTACAGAGTACCGTAATTGGCTTCTTCACTACTCTGCACCTGTCTTGAAGGGTGTGCTTCCAAATCAGTACTTTATCCATTACACTTTGTTGGTAACAGCCATAAGTATTCTTGTGAGTGACCAGATAAGCCTGCAAAAGCTGCAGCAAGCTGACAAGCTCTTGGATAATTTCTGTAAATTGATGCCAGAGCTCTATGGTGAATATAAACTTTTTATTATTCTTGGTTAA
- the LOC137994723 gene encoding uncharacterized protein encodes MIHGTQHISNQIASAVTIFRNFPSLVAKMKPSINSEVVISLAKHLSGEKSLPKPSDVLVAFVLGVAKKEMLSRQELLAVNRFLCCRGLEIIGPGDKVEVFRRGVVNGSIFSCTRMAQSKLKNSYTVQYKDASGTMRFGEIQRFSVLHHHHVALVTKLTPTGSIMSDIKSSSNVLNRFCNSGILLNHMAVTQRSKCVFCIPLHNIKRKCVVVKSEFDEVTISTFPNMVEHD; translated from the exons ATGATTCATGGCACTCAGCACATTTCAAACCAG ATTGCCTCAGCTGTGACAATATTTCGAAATTTTCCTTCCCTTGTTGCTAAGATGAAACCATCAATTAATTCAGAGGTGGTGATATCTCTTGCCAAACACCTTTCTGGAGAAAAATCCTT ACCCAAGCCTTCAGATGTTCTTGTTGCATTTGTTCTGGGTGTTGCCAAGAAAGAAATGTTATCCAGGCAAGAGTTGTTAGCAGTTAACAGGTTTCTCTGCTGCAGAGGGTTGGAAATTATTGGCCCAGGGGATAAAGTGGAAGTATTCCGGAGAGGAGTTGTGAATGGATCTATCTTCAGCTGCACAAGAATGGCACAAAGTAAACTTAAGAATTCTTACACTGTCCAGTACAAGGATGCAAGTGGAACAATGCGGTTTGGGGAAATTCAAAGATTTTCAGTTCTTCACCATCACCATGTTGCATTAGTAACAAAACTAACCCCAACTGGATCCATAATGTCAGACATCAAATCTTCCTCCAACGTCTTAAATAGATTTTGTAATTCTGGCATTTTACTCAATCACATGGCTGTAACCCAAAGATCAAAGTGTGTATTTTGTATTCCACTGCATAATATCAAAAGAAAATGTGTTGTAGTCAAAAGTGAATTTGATGAGGTAACAATTAGCacctttccaaatatggttgagCATGATTGA